The following are from one region of the Lacinutrix sp. Bg11-31 genome:
- a CDS encoding endonuclease domain-containing protein, with protein sequence MYRKKLHSKEELKKLRSVLRKSLTPAEAYLWSKLKARQFKGIRFTKQHSIGYYIVDFYCAEYKLIIELDGEIHNTPNQFEKDEIRTQYLEGLGYKVIRFENKMAFENLPSIYMEIEDQINNL encoded by the coding sequence GTGTACAGAAAAAAACTACATTCTAAAGAAGAATTAAAAAAACTCAGATCTGTTTTAAGAAAATCTCTAACGCCTGCTGAAGCTTATTTATGGTCTAAATTAAAAGCAAGACAGTTTAAAGGAATTAGATTTACAAAACAACACAGCATCGGTTATTACATAGTCGATTTTTATTGTGCTGAATATAAACTCATTATTGAACTAGATGGCGAAATCCATAATACACCTAATCAATTTGAGAAAGATGAAATTAGAACTCAATACTTAGAAGGTTTAGGGTACAAAGTAATTAGGTTCGAAAACAAAATGGCATTCGAGAATTTACCATCCATTTATATGGAGATTGAAGATCAGATTAATAATTTATAG
- the ung gene encoding uracil-DNA glycosylase produces MNPSIHQSWKLQLQTEFDSPYFKDLMTFVTNQYAETQCFPPENLIFNAFEKCHFKDLKVVIIGQDPYHNYNQANGLCFSVNDGVKHPPSLINIFKEIETDLGIAYPISGNLERWAEQGVFLLNATLTVRAHEAGSHQKQGWETFTDAVIKTISDKKENVVFLLWGGFAKKKAKLIDVSKHSILESGHPSPLSANRGYWFGNKHFSETNVLLGKLGLVGVVW; encoded by the coding sequence ATGAACCCAAGCATTCACCAAAGTTGGAAATTACAATTGCAAACAGAGTTTGATAGTCCGTATTTTAAGGACTTAATGACTTTTGTAACGAACCAATATGCCGAAACACAATGTTTTCCACCTGAAAACCTAATTTTTAATGCTTTTGAAAAATGCCATTTCAAGGATTTAAAGGTTGTTATTATTGGTCAAGATCCTTATCATAATTACAATCAAGCCAATGGTTTGTGTTTTAGTGTGAATGATGGTGTAAAACATCCGCCTTCGTTAATCAATATTTTTAAGGAAATTGAAACCGATTTAGGCATTGCTTATCCTATAAGTGGAAATCTAGAACGTTGGGCAGAACAAGGTGTGTTTTTGCTGAATGCGACTTTAACGGTTCGTGCGCATGAAGCTGGAAGTCACCAAAAACAAGGTTGGGAAACGTTTACTGATGCTGTTATTAAAACTATAAGCGATAAAAAAGAGAATGTTGTTTTCTTACTTTGGGGAGGTTTTGCTAAGAAAAAAGCAAAGTTGATTGATGTTAGCAAGCATTCTATTTTAGAATCTGGTCATCCTTCTCCTTTGAGTGCTAATCGTGGATATTGGTTTGGGAACAAACATTTTAGTGAGACTAATGTTTTGTTGGGGAAACTTGGCTTGGTAGGTGTGGTGTGGTAG
- a CDS encoding GNAT family N-acetyltransferase, with amino-acid sequence MTIKNSTIQDIDGIFKLYKIASNYQRAKKTVVVWPDFERELVENEITQNRQFKLIIDGEIACVWAVAFKDDQIWENSKNHKAIYIHRIATNPEFRGQDFVTKIVNWAKIYAAKNEIDFIRLDTLGHNTKLISYYEKAGFNFLGMFTLNNTKGLPDHYHNQPAALFQIEVNK; translated from the coding sequence ATGACGATTAAAAACTCAACAATCCAAGACATTGACGGCATTTTCAAACTATATAAGATAGCTTCAAACTACCAAAGAGCAAAGAAAACCGTTGTAGTTTGGCCAGATTTCGAGCGTGAATTAGTAGAAAATGAAATCACCCAAAACAGACAATTCAAACTTATTATAGATGGCGAAATTGCTTGTGTTTGGGCAGTTGCCTTTAAAGACGATCAAATTTGGGAAAATAGTAAAAACCATAAAGCCATTTATATTCATCGTATTGCAACAAATCCGGAGTTTAGAGGACAAGATTTTGTTACTAAAATTGTAAATTGGGCCAAAATTTACGCTGCAAAAAATGAAATAGATTTTATAAGATTAGATACTTTGGGACATAACACCAAGCTCATTTCATATTACGAAAAAGCAGGTTTCAATTTTTTAGGAATGTTTACCTTAAATAACACAAAGGGATTGCCAGACCATTATCACAATCAGCCAGCAGCATTATTTCAAATAGAAGTTAATAAATAA
- a CDS encoding YfcC family protein yields MKNMKFPTAQTILLIIAALVTLLTWLIPAGKYDTLVYNKDTNNFTQASIEKSINLPATQETLNTLSVKIPLDKFTEGDIYKAINIPNTYKKLESRPQGILEFIKSPIKGIIEAADIIFLVLIIGGLIGIINSTGAFDAGISWLANALKGREFILIILVTTLVAIGGTTFGFAEETIAFFPILVPVFLAAKYDALVGVACIFIGSSIGTMCSTINPFSTIIASDAAGISWTTGAFGRVLMLVSCLAICIIYILRYASRVKKDPTKSIIYDQQQQIAALFGNTSTETIKFTSRLRLALFVFAMCFAIMIYGVVFLEWWFVEMTATFLVGSILIGIITGIKESTFVDTFVKGAADLLGVALIIGIARGITVIMADGLISDTMLYYASDITNGMNKGVFASAITGIYAVLSFFIPSSSGMAVLTMPIMSPLADGVGVGREIVVNAYQYGMGLFYLVNPTGLILASLAIVKVGYNKWLKFIMPLFITLIVFTLLVMTISVYL; encoded by the coding sequence ATGAAAAACATGAAATTTCCAACAGCACAAACCATTTTACTAATTATTGCTGCACTTGTAACGTTGTTAACTTGGCTTATTCCTGCAGGAAAATACGATACTTTAGTTTATAATAAAGACACTAATAACTTTACACAAGCAAGTATCGAGAAATCTATTAATCTTCCAGCGACACAAGAAACATTAAACACGTTATCTGTAAAAATACCATTAGATAAATTTACAGAAGGCGATATTTATAAAGCCATTAACATCCCAAATACTTACAAAAAACTAGAGTCTAGACCACAAGGTATTTTAGAGTTTATAAAATCGCCAATAAAAGGTATTATTGAAGCTGCCGATATTATTTTTCTAGTATTAATTATTGGAGGTTTAATAGGAATAATAAATAGTACAGGTGCTTTCGATGCTGGAATTTCATGGCTTGCAAACGCTTTAAAAGGAAGAGAATTTATACTCATTATTTTGGTAACCACTTTAGTAGCAATTGGCGGAACAACCTTTGGCTTTGCCGAAGAAACCATTGCCTTCTTCCCTATTCTAGTTCCTGTATTTCTCGCCGCAAAATACGATGCCTTAGTTGGTGTCGCTTGTATATTTATAGGTTCGTCCATTGGTACTATGTGCTCTACAATAAATCCGTTTAGCACTATTATTGCTAGTGATGCTGCTGGAATAAGTTGGACTACAGGTGCTTTTGGTCGCGTTTTAATGTTAGTATCTTGTTTGGCTATTTGTATTATTTACATTTTACGTTATGCTAGTCGTGTAAAAAAAGATCCTACAAAATCTATTATCTACGATCAACAACAACAAATTGCCGCTTTATTTGGTAATACTTCAACCGAAACTATTAAGTTTACATCACGTTTACGTTTAGCTTTATTTGTTTTCGCTATGTGTTTTGCTATCATGATTTATGGTGTGGTATTCTTAGAATGGTGGTTTGTAGAAATGACAGCAACCTTTTTAGTAGGTTCTATTTTAATAGGTATTATTACAGGTATTAAAGAATCTACCTTTGTAGATACTTTTGTAAAAGGTGCGGCCGATTTGTTGGGTGTTGCTTTAATTATTGGTATTGCAAGAGGTATTACAGTTATCATGGCAGACGGTCTAATTAGCGACACCATGTTATATTATGCAAGCGATATTACAAACGGAATGAATAAAGGTGTATTTGCAAGTGCTATAACAGGTATTTACGCTGTACTCTCTTTCTTTATTCCTAGTTCTTCGGGAATGGCTGTTTTAACCATGCCAATTATGTCGCCTTTAGCAGATGGTGTTGGTGTTGGAAGAGAAATTGTAGTCAATGCTTATCAATACGGAATGGGATTATTCTACCTAGTAAACCCAACAGGATTAATATTAGCCTCTTTGGCAATAGTAAAAGTGGGCTATAATAAATGGCTTAAATTTATCATGCCTTTGTTTATTACTTTGATTGTTTTTACTTTATTAGTGATGACGATTTCCGTATATTTATAG
- a CDS encoding FAD-dependent monooxygenase, with product MYTIIGAGIGGLTTAVVFEKLNIDYQLYEKSKRPNALGAGIWLAPNALQVLEFAGVIDSIFKVSNVVDRITLSNEKLKPLADSSQLPAKEKYGFSTVAIHRAKLQLALIKAIPKDKIHWNKAFASYKQEDNAVTVTFQDGTTTQSQYLIGADGIDSKVRGQLFPKSQIRYSGQTCWRGVMKSALPAEYKDRGIEMWGKGIRFGLSQLSENETSWFAVKNSEAFQKDDRAVLKKKLLSYFKDFHPLVNELISNTEINAILRNDITDLKPIKHWQKDNVCLIGDAAHATTPNMGQGGAQAIEDAYYLGKLIAKNPTENNFKAFENKRFKRVNNIVKQSWFTGKIANLNTGYSVRNALFSTLPKKLIDKNMYSVYDLKD from the coding sequence ATGTACACAATTATAGGTGCCGGAATTGGTGGTTTAACAACTGCTGTAGTCTTCGAGAAATTAAACATAGACTATCAATTATACGAAAAATCCAAACGGCCAAACGCATTAGGTGCAGGAATTTGGTTGGCACCAAATGCATTACAAGTCTTAGAGTTTGCAGGTGTTATAGATAGCATTTTTAAGGTTAGTAATGTTGTAGATCGTATTACATTATCTAACGAAAAACTAAAACCATTAGCCGATAGTAGTCAATTACCTGCCAAAGAAAAATACGGTTTTTCTACAGTCGCTATTCATCGTGCAAAACTACAACTGGCTTTAATAAAAGCCATCCCAAAAGACAAAATACACTGGAACAAAGCCTTTGCATCTTATAAACAAGAAGATAATGCTGTAACCGTAACGTTTCAAGATGGTACAACAACACAAAGCCAATACCTTATTGGTGCAGATGGTATAGACTCTAAAGTTCGAGGACAACTATTTCCAAAATCACAAATACGTTATTCTGGACAAACCTGTTGGAGAGGTGTCATGAAAAGCGCTTTACCAGCAGAATATAAAGACAGAGGCATCGAAATGTGGGGAAAAGGCATCAGGTTTGGTTTGTCTCAACTTTCAGAAAACGAAACCTCTTGGTTTGCAGTAAAAAATAGCGAAGCGTTTCAAAAAGACGATAGAGCCGTTTTAAAAAAGAAACTACTCTCCTACTTTAAAGATTTTCATCCTTTGGTAAATGAGCTGATTAGTAACACAGAAATCAACGCTATATTAAGAAACGATATTACCGATTTAAAACCCATAAAACATTGGCAAAAAGATAACGTTTGCCTTATTGGAGATGCAGCACATGCAACAACACCCAATATGGGACAAGGTGGTGCACAAGCTATAGAAGATGCCTATTATTTAGGAAAACTGATTGCTAAAAACCCAACCGAAAACAATTTTAAAGCCTTCGAAAACAAACGCTTTAAACGTGTAAATAACATAGTGAAACAATCTTGGTTTACAGGGAAAATAGCGAACTTAAATACAGGTTATTCCGTGAGGAATGCACTATTTAGTACACTTCCTAAAAAACTAATAGACAAAAACATGTACTCTGTTTACGATTTAAAAGACTAA